The Aureispira anguillae genome contains a region encoding:
- a CDS encoding serine hydrolase domain-containing protein produces the protein MVLILMAIVSCQQPSVTIVDTVAIKIDSLLSSNPKQAFNGIVLVTQEGEEPYVHIQGFSNVENKKELNLDDQFVIGSISKQITAVLILQAYERGDIALDQPIGKYLLNSKQTWKDSVTIHHLLTHTHGIVALDEPLAFMPSTQFQYSQLGYELLANILEAVTHQSFADLSTELFQKQGLKHTVHPKARAAAKLVKGYTEMPNKTIVYEANSLQNYVPAGSFISTANDLAAWNRCLHSGQLLKDSSFDLMVSDYETRKHPIFGEIEYGYGLTFKKGEAPIQIGALGFAPGFVSSNFYFPSSKTTVVILENVARNLEDFKKTFYYHIKILTAIREQH, from the coding sequence GTGGTTCTAATTTTAATGGCAATCGTCAGTTGCCAACAACCTTCCGTTACGATAGTGGATACTGTAGCAATCAAAATCGACTCCTTGTTATCATCCAATCCCAAACAAGCGTTTAATGGAATCGTTCTAGTGACGCAAGAAGGGGAGGAGCCTTATGTGCATATACAAGGTTTTTCCAATGTAGAAAATAAAAAAGAATTGAATTTGGACGATCAATTTGTAATAGGCTCTATTAGCAAACAAATTACGGCTGTTTTAATCTTACAAGCTTATGAACGGGGCGATATAGCATTGGATCAACCCATCGGAAAATACTTGCTCAACAGTAAACAGACTTGGAAGGACAGCGTTACCATTCATCATTTATTAACGCATACGCATGGAATTGTTGCATTGGATGAACCCCTAGCGTTTATGCCAAGTACTCAGTTTCAGTATTCTCAATTAGGCTATGAGTTATTGGCGAATATTCTTGAAGCCGTTACTCATCAATCTTTTGCCGATCTTTCAACAGAATTGTTCCAAAAACAAGGCTTAAAGCATACGGTTCATCCCAAGGCAAGAGCAGCAGCAAAATTAGTAAAGGGTTATACGGAAATGCCTAATAAAACGATTGTCTACGAAGCCAACAGCCTGCAAAATTATGTCCCTGCTGGAAGTTTTATTTCTACTGCAAATGATTTGGCGGCATGGAATCGATGTTTACACAGTGGTCAATTGCTAAAAGATAGCAGCTTTGATTTGATGGTAAGCGATTATGAGACAAGAAAACATCCCATTTTTGGAGAAATAGAATATGGTTATGGCTTGACATTTAAGAAAGGAGAGGCACCAATACAGATTGGGGCATTGGGCTTTGCGCCAGGTTTTGTTTCTTCGAATTTTTATTTTCCTAGTTCTAAAACAACGGTTGTGATCTTGGAAAATGTGGCAAGAAATTTAGAGGATTTCAAAAAGACATTTTATTACCACATTAAAATTCTAACGGCAATTAGAGAACAGCATTAA
- a CDS encoding OmpA family protein yields MHKILSCLLLFSFAINSSFGQQHHYNWKIGVHAGIANYYGDLSHQIWDLPHQFKQPIQDFNFLTYGLSLEYHVSKTFGLRLLGLKSQFKASDRTYTNSLTYNRALNVQTDIIDASLLAVVYLDNGLVLNPTAAIAPYFLFGGGLTHFESRGDLLSANNERYYYWSDQSIRNQDEQGANASTAQIIHPDYQYETALRPLKTEGRTYQPFTWNIALGIGAKFRLSKRFHLHLEALIRYTGTDYLDDVSANYLPNYTDNFQAYAANPSAINRSQRGDSPKMNDWYSFVGLSINYSFGQKTYAIRPAIIYTADLLKETTTVTTNSTIKDIHVPIEENNANNPINPASIPSLPKEDSLKTDSLVSPKIDNIALETPPSTVDSNSLDSNQLILPIATPIQPDSVVLKDTLKQQAAPFGERFYIDKIHQLELKQQQQQYDYELKLQQQHYEGKLMEQKLLNELKSEQERPIPSTQQHQLELQQQKFDAELKRQQQQYEYQLKLQELQNALKIERLKKGKDTVSFIVPSSSSPVQVEQVTQSISRPIVHSNKSIHKPPLESSVEISHQSQTPDQQQSTKPATTLSQPSEKIEPSPKPSVFSTSVAQDLAQMQAERDLLLLKIKALENQNQTAPSKDTIRVLQRDSIFITNDNHTVLADQLNQQQTRNQDLAVQLELLHKKKRAQEHTIDSLNKLLAQVETEKRMVSGELEAFLSQKKATYVTKIYFDVGKSSLTVQAKETLTTLIYYLKKYPTIRFWVKGFASKTGNKTTNERLSAERALAVANFIKQTGVHSDRIKTTPLGEQNSQDNHELDRRAEVHLSF; encoded by the coding sequence ATGCATAAAATATTAAGTTGTCTCCTTTTGTTTTCTTTTGCGATCAACAGCAGTTTTGGGCAACAACATCACTATAACTGGAAAATTGGAGTCCATGCAGGAATTGCTAATTATTATGGCGATTTAAGTCATCAAATATGGGATTTGCCACATCAATTTAAGCAGCCCATTCAAGATTTTAATTTTTTGACTTATGGTCTTTCATTAGAATATCATGTTTCCAAAACATTTGGGCTTCGACTATTGGGGTTAAAGAGCCAATTTAAAGCCAGTGATCGAACTTATACCAATAGTTTAACTTATAACCGTGCACTCAATGTGCAAACCGATATAATAGATGCGAGTTTATTGGCAGTTGTTTATCTTGACAATGGATTAGTCCTAAATCCAACAGCTGCCATTGCTCCATATTTTTTATTTGGGGGCGGATTGACGCATTTTGAAAGCCGAGGTGATTTGTTGTCTGCGAATAATGAGCGGTATTATTATTGGTCCGATCAGAGCATTCGCAACCAAGATGAGCAAGGAGCCAATGCCAGTACAGCCCAAATTATTCATCCAGATTATCAATACGAAACCGCACTGCGTCCGCTAAAAACAGAAGGAAGAACTTATCAACCATTTACATGGAATATCGCTTTGGGAATAGGCGCTAAGTTTCGATTATCCAAACGGTTTCACTTGCATTTAGAAGCACTAATCCGTTATACAGGCACCGATTATTTGGACGATGTAAGTGCTAATTATTTACCCAATTACACCGATAACTTTCAGGCTTACGCAGCCAATCCTAGTGCCATCAATCGTTCTCAAAGGGGGGATTCTCCCAAAATGAATGATTGGTACAGCTTTGTTGGACTTTCAATCAACTATAGTTTTGGGCAAAAAACCTATGCGATTCGTCCTGCTATTATTTATACAGCAGATTTATTAAAAGAAACGACAACGGTAACGACCAATTCAACCATAAAAGATATTCATGTTCCAATAGAAGAAAATAACGCAAACAATCCTATTAATCCCGCTTCTATTCCTTCGCTACCTAAAGAAGATTCTCTTAAAACGGACAGCCTTGTTTCTCCAAAAATCGATAACATAGCCCTAGAAACGCCCCCTTCAACAGTGGACAGCAACTCATTAGATTCTAATCAATTGATCTTGCCTATCGCAACTCCTATTCAACCCGATTCAGTTGTTTTAAAAGATACCCTTAAGCAACAAGCTGCACCTTTTGGAGAACGATTTTATATAGACAAAATTCACCAATTGGAATTAAAACAGCAGCAACAGCAATATGATTATGAATTAAAATTGCAACAACAACATTATGAAGGAAAATTAATGGAGCAAAAACTGCTAAACGAGTTAAAAAGTGAACAGGAACGTCCTATTCCTAGTACACAGCAACATCAACTAGAGTTACAACAACAAAAATTTGATGCTGAGTTAAAACGGCAACAACAACAGTATGAGTATCAACTAAAATTACAGGAACTCCAAAACGCCTTAAAAATAGAGCGATTAAAGAAAGGAAAAGACACCGTTAGTTTTATCGTTCCTTCTAGTTCTTCTCCAGTTCAAGTTGAACAAGTAACTCAATCCATTAGTCGCCCTATTGTTCATTCCAACAAATCAATTCATAAACCACCATTGGAATCCTCTGTTGAGATTTCACATCAATCGCAAACCCCTGACCAGCAGCAAAGCACAAAGCCTGCTACGACCCTTTCTCAACCTTCTGAAAAAATAGAACCTAGTCCTAAGCCTTCTGTTTTTTCTACCTCTGTTGCACAGGATTTAGCACAAATGCAAGCGGAACGAGATTTGTTGCTTTTAAAAATTAAAGCGCTAGAAAACCAAAATCAAACTGCTCCATCCAAAGATACCATACGAGTGCTACAAAGAGATTCTATCTTTATAACCAACGACAACCATACCGTTTTGGCGGATCAGCTTAACCAACAGCAAACACGCAATCAAGATTTGGCTGTTCAATTGGAGCTCCTCCATAAAAAAAAACGTGCCCAAGAACATACGATTGATAGTTTAAACAAGCTCCTCGCACAGGTAGAAACCGAAAAAAGGATGGTTTCAGGGGAGTTAGAAGCCTTTTTAAGTCAGAAAAAAGCAACCTATGTTACCAAAATTTATTTTGATGTCGGCAAATCGTCTTTAACCGTTCAAGCCAAAGAGACGCTAACTACCTTAATTTATTACCTCAAAAAATATCCTACTATCCGTTTTTGGGTAAAGGGATTTGCCAGTAAAACAGGAAACAAAACCACCAATGAACGCCTATCGGCTGAACGAGCACTTGCGGTCGCCAATTTCATCAAACAAACTGGCGTGCATTCCGATAGAATCAAAACAACGCCCCTAGGCGAGCAAAACAGCCAAGATAATCACGAATTGGATAGACGAGCAGAAGTGCATCTCTCCTTTTAA
- a CDS encoding Ig-like domain-containing protein: MRTIITCLFLCYFSMNLLATTNKYRCIIRDNPSTTMTIGWNQVDGSNPMVYYDVIDHGTTTASYAFSHGVDRTTSRKGMDNQFARLTGLLPNTVYYFVIADNNSVSARFSFKTSPDIPTERLSFIAGGDSRNNRPARQNANQIVAKTRANAVMFGGDMTDNDSNGEWSDWFDDWQLTTAADGRMTPIIATRGNHEIFNSSISELFDTPNNSVYYAVTFGGDLYRAYTLNTMISVSGSQKTWLQNDLQANQQVCWKSVQYHHPMRPHVSSKAERNDMVNHWAPLFENYGVNYVVECDAHTVKTTYPIRTSSAPGSDEGFIRDDINGVVYVGEGCWGAPLRSNNDSKSWTKSGGSFNQVKWIFVSSDTIEIRTVRTDNANLVGSLADSNRFSMPTNIDVWTPAPGEDVVYIVKREGYPEAALTNPLDGQLFMSIQPILLEATASDSDGVVTQVNFYANGNWVGVDSTAPYSFLWTPPTSGQYVINAQAMDNDGKVTRSNNAVIDVYGNSVTTTSLVSQSSDDAEERISGNLSLTSSDLELVDDTGTGNLDQVIGIRFSAVNVPAGATITRAYIQFTADEIDTTTTNLTIKVEDTIQAATFVNTPNNITNRTTFGNISWGSIPAWNNVGAATANERTSDLTTLVQHIVNKGGWTLGNAMAFVLSGTGRRVAESFDGTGPAQLVIEYQNTGPAIGMVNVAINASTDDAEESFFGTTGTGSSDLELVNDGTNQKVGLRFNGLRIPPGATITNAYIQFTADETSSGGTALDIFIQDDVNPLTFSTAFNDISSRPTATGSVSWSPAPWTVVGAAGLDQRTPSLTTLVQQIVNKPAWASGNSMAFIIRGSGERTAEAIDGDVNGAARLVVHYTFAAPPPINPVLLDVGFCPGSMATLDGGSGFVHYYWDGNTSLGQGQQITTNTARTYILRAMDAWGQVTSDTALVTAYTAPSPVLGPDQNLNGGTVTFSTVLGYNSYWWNTGDTTPSITISTGGTYSVTVTDTNGCVGVDTVVAIPTILSSIHNKEVFLASKVQLYPNPAVNYVRLEMDLPEIHTIATVELYNALGQLVHQQVYDRNSETEIDLTNIEAGLYWVQVATSNDIILTQTLIIKK, from the coding sequence ATGAGAACAATTATTACCTGCTTATTTCTCTGTTATTTTAGTATGAATCTTTTAGCAACGACCAATAAATATCGTTGTATCATTAGAGATAATCCCTCAACAACAATGACAATAGGTTGGAATCAAGTGGACGGCTCCAATCCAATGGTGTATTATGATGTGATAGATCATGGCACAACAACCGCTTCTTATGCTTTTTCACATGGGGTTGACCGAACAACATCAAGAAAGGGAATGGACAACCAATTTGCTCGCTTGACAGGTTTACTGCCCAACACCGTTTATTATTTTGTAATTGCAGACAATAATAGTGTTAGCGCTCGGTTTTCGTTCAAAACATCTCCTGATATACCAACAGAGCGTTTGTCGTTTATTGCAGGAGGCGATTCAAGAAACAATCGTCCAGCCCGTCAAAATGCCAATCAAATTGTCGCCAAGACAAGAGCAAATGCAGTGATGTTTGGAGGAGATATGACCGATAATGATTCAAATGGAGAATGGAGCGATTGGTTTGATGATTGGCAATTGACGACAGCAGCAGATGGTCGTATGACTCCAATTATTGCAACAAGAGGAAACCATGAAATTTTTAATTCTTCTATTTCTGAACTATTTGATACGCCCAATAATAGTGTCTATTATGCGGTTACCTTTGGGGGCGACTTGTACCGTGCCTATACGCTAAACACGATGATTTCCGTTAGTGGTTCTCAAAAAACGTGGTTGCAGAATGACCTACAAGCCAACCAGCAGGTCTGTTGGAAATCTGTGCAGTATCATCACCCTATGCGCCCACATGTTTCTAGCAAAGCGGAACGCAATGATATGGTCAATCATTGGGCTCCTTTATTTGAAAATTATGGGGTCAATTACGTGGTAGAGTGTGATGCCCATACCGTAAAAACAACCTATCCCATTCGGACGTCTAGTGCTCCAGGAAGTGATGAAGGCTTTATTCGGGATGATATTAATGGAGTGGTTTATGTTGGTGAAGGTTGTTGGGGTGCTCCACTGCGTTCTAACAATGATAGCAAATCGTGGACAAAATCAGGGGGATCATTTAATCAAGTCAAGTGGATTTTTGTATCTTCTGATACGATTGAAATTCGCACTGTTCGTACGGACAATGCCAATTTAGTAGGTAGTTTGGCAGATTCCAATCGCTTTTCAATGCCAACGAATATTGATGTTTGGACACCTGCCCCAGGGGAGGATGTTGTTTATATTGTAAAACGAGAAGGTTACCCAGAAGCTGCTTTGACCAATCCCTTAGATGGGCAATTGTTTATGAGTATTCAGCCTATATTATTAGAGGCAACGGCATCGGATTCAGATGGCGTTGTAACGCAGGTTAATTTTTATGCCAATGGGAACTGGGTAGGAGTAGATAGCACTGCACCTTATAGTTTTTTGTGGACACCACCCACCAGTGGGCAATATGTAATTAATGCTCAAGCAATGGATAATGATGGTAAAGTGACCCGTTCTAATAATGCGGTTATTGATGTTTACGGGAATAGTGTAACAACAACGTCCTTGGTTTCACAAAGCAGTGATGATGCAGAAGAACGAATAAGCGGAAACTTAAGCCTAACCAGTTCGGATTTAGAGTTGGTGGACGATACAGGAACAGGAAATTTAGATCAGGTAATTGGAATACGATTTTCTGCCGTGAATGTGCCAGCTGGCGCAACGATTACTCGTGCTTATATTCAATTTACAGCAGATGAAATAGATACAACAACAACAAATTTGACCATAAAGGTTGAAGATACGATTCAGGCAGCTACCTTTGTTAATACCCCCAATAATATTACCAATAGAACAACATTTGGAAACATCTCTTGGGGGAGCATTCCTGCTTGGAACAACGTAGGCGCTGCTACAGCTAATGAGCGGACGAGTGACCTCACAACCTTAGTACAGCATATTGTAAATAAAGGAGGATGGACACTTGGCAATGCTATGGCTTTTGTGCTTAGTGGAACAGGAAGAAGAGTTGCGGAATCTTTTGATGGAACAGGACCTGCTCAGTTGGTGATAGAATACCAAAATACGGGACCCGCTATTGGGATGGTTAATGTTGCCATTAATGCTAGTACAGATGATGCAGAAGAAAGCTTTTTTGGTACAACGGGAACTGGAAGTAGTGATTTGGAACTGGTTAATGATGGAACCAATCAAAAAGTAGGTTTACGATTTAATGGGCTTAGAATCCCTCCTGGTGCAACAATTACCAATGCTTATATTCAATTTACAGCAGATGAAACCAGTAGTGGAGGAACAGCACTGGATATTTTTATTCAGGACGATGTCAATCCTCTTACCTTTAGTACTGCTTTTAATGATATTTCCTCTCGACCAACTGCAACGGGATCAGTGTCTTGGAGTCCTGCACCTTGGACGGTAGTAGGAGCCGCAGGGCTTGACCAACGGACTCCTAGTTTAACAACGCTTGTTCAGCAAATTGTTAACAAGCCAGCTTGGGCTTCGGGCAATTCTATGGCTTTTATTATCCGAGGTTCTGGTGAGCGAACGGCTGAAGCGATTGATGGAGATGTTAATGGAGCTGCACGTCTTGTGGTCCATTATACTTTTGCTGCGCCTCCTCCTATAAATCCTGTTCTATTGGATGTTGGTTTTTGTCCAGGGTCTATGGCTACATTGGATGGAGGAAGTGGTTTTGTTCACTATTATTGGGATGGCAATACAAGTCTTGGACAAGGGCAACAAATAACAACAAACACTGCGAGGACTTATATTCTACGAGCCATGGATGCTTGGGGACAAGTAACTAGCGATACGGCATTGGTTACGGCTTATACTGCGCCTAGTCCTGTTTTAGGTCCTGACCAAAATCTAAATGGAGGAACCGTTACGTTTAGTACCGTTTTGGGGTATAATAGTTATTGGTGGAACACAGGTGATACAACCCCATCTATTACAATTAGTACAGGGGGAACTTATAGCGTAACGGTGACAGATACCAATGGCTGTGTTGGTGTAGATACAGTTGTTGCAATTCCGACAATACTATCGTCTATTCATAACAAGGAAGTATTTTTAGCCTCCAAGGTTCAGCTATACCCTAATCCTGCTGTTAATTATGTTCGATTGGAAATGGACTTGCCAGAAATTCATACGATAGCAACGGTTGAGTTGTATAATGCTTTAGGGCAATTGGTTCATCAACAGGTTTATGACCGTAACTCCGAGACAGAAATTGATCTAACGAATATAGAGGCTGGTCTTTATTGGGTACAGGTAGCTACTTCTAATGATATTATTCTGACTCAAACGCTAATTATTAAGAAGTAA